In Ferribacterium limneticum, a genomic segment contains:
- a CDS encoding sulfite exporter TauE/SafE family protein codes for MDFITPEIVVLLFAALMAGAVDAVVGGGGLIQIPALFAIHPGESAATLFGTNKFASVFGTANATWRYARQVVMPWRTILPAAVAAFGFSYLGAAVVAWLPKDVVRPLILLLLIVAAVYTLKRKNFGLIHKPTHAGHRELVFAILLGGVIGFYDGFFGPGTGSFLIFLFVRFFGFDFLHASAAAKVVNVATNLAALSYFLPHGHVLALLAAAMAVANVTGSMIGTRLALKHGSGFIRQLFLITVSVLIVKFCWDTFKLL; via the coding sequence TTGGATTTCATCACACCGGAAATAGTGGTTTTGTTGTTTGCTGCCTTGATGGCTGGCGCTGTTGATGCAGTCGTTGGCGGTGGCGGACTGATTCAAATTCCCGCGCTGTTTGCCATCCATCCAGGAGAGTCGGCAGCGACGCTTTTTGGCACCAACAAATTTGCCAGCGTTTTTGGAACGGCCAATGCGACCTGGCGCTACGCCCGGCAGGTTGTGATGCCATGGCGAACCATCCTGCCGGCTGCTGTTGCAGCTTTTGGTTTTTCCTACCTCGGTGCGGCAGTTGTTGCCTGGTTGCCCAAGGATGTGGTTCGGCCGTTAATCTTGTTGTTGTTGATCGTTGCTGCGGTCTACACGCTAAAACGCAAGAATTTCGGATTGATTCACAAACCAACCCATGCCGGCCATCGCGAGCTTGTTTTTGCCATTCTGCTGGGTGGAGTTATCGGTTTTTATGATGGCTTTTTTGGGCCGGGAACCGGTAGCTTTCTGATTTTCCTGTTTGTCCGCTTCTTTGGCTTCGACTTTCTGCATGCTTCGGCCGCCGCCAAGGTGGTCAATGTGGCAACCAATCTCGCTGCCCTAAGCTATTTCCTGCCCCACGGCCATGTTTTGGCGCTGCTGGCTGCCGCGATGGCCGTGGCCAATGTCACGGGGTCGATGATCGGTACGCGTCTCGCCTTGAAGCATGGCAGTGGCTTCATCCGCCAATTGTTTCTGATCACGGTCTCTGTCTTGATCGTGAAATTTTGCTGGGATAC